A single window of Nakaseomyces glabratus chromosome G, complete sequence DNA harbors:
- a CDS encoding uncharacterized protein (CAGL0G02871g~Protein of unknown function), protein MISSPSVKVPKTLKTKSSREQNLRNSRCSEISIRSWAKNAPEGFNLLKDAVITAIGCEICVTFFKIETKSKLKDTLKRYQVLGTTCKALYTVKVFQTKKKLLEENIS, encoded by the coding sequence ATGATCTCCAGTCCAAGCGTGAAAGTCCCGAAAACCCTCAAGACCAAGTCCTCGAGAGAACAAAATCTGAGAAATTCCCGGTGCAGTGAAATATCTATTAGGTCATGGGCTAAGAACGCCCCGGAGGGGTTCAACCTCTTAAAAGATGCTGTTATCACTGCGATTGGCTGTGAAATTTGCGTTACTTTCtttaaaattgaaacaaaatCTAAATTAAAAGACACTTTGAAAAGATATCAAGTGTTAGGAACAACTTGCAAAGCTTTATATACTGTCAAAGTTTtccaaacaaaaaaaaaacttttagaagaaaatatatcatAA
- the POS5 gene encoding NADH kinase (CAGL0G02893g~Ortholog(s) have NADH kinase activity, role in NADP biosynthetic process, cellular response to oxidative stress and mitochondrial matrix localization), with protein MMLTSYRILPRRVLLSGVNRAIIRYYSPDIGGANVGKGRFVKIKPVSNLRASTAADFFTSPNSKLQSLVWRNPLQNVLVTKKPWTPTTREAMVQFITHLHESYPEINVIVQPDVAEEISQDFKATVHNDPNRPHLLFTGTEEDIATRTDLLVTLGGDGTILHSVSMFGDKIAPPVLAFSLGTLGFLLPFDFKEHEKVFSQVISSRAKCLHRTRLQCHVVRNGNSTPIVAHAMNDIFLHRGNSPHLTNLDIYIDGEYLTRTTADGVTLSTPTGSTAYSLSAGGSIVSPLVPSILLTPICPRSLSFRPLILPHSSYIKIKVESKMNMNVANHIVKLSIDGIPQEDLVAGDEIHVINEVGTIYIDGTQFPIAAKKQTADKATITGKTPDKDVQKRSGIYCVAKTENDWIKGINELLGFNSSFRFIHRGKDDDEKK; from the coding sequence ATGATGCTGACTTCATATAGAATTCTTCCAAGGAGAGTTCTTCTGAGTGGTGTCAATAGAGCTATTATTCGTTACTACAGTCCCGATATTGGCGGTGCAAATGTCGGCAAAGGAAGATTCGTAAAGATAAAGCCTGTCTCTAATCTAAGGGCATCCACAGCTGCTGACTTCTTCACATCTCCAAACTCAAAATTACAATCGCTAGTGTGGAGAAACCCGTTACAGAATGTCCTAGTCACCAAGAAGCCATGGACCCCTACGACAAGAGAAGCCATGGTCCAGTTCATTACACATCTGCATGAGTCATACCCCGAGATTAACGTTATAGTTCAACCTGATGTTGCTGAAGAGATTTCCCAGGATTTCAAAGCCACTGTTCATAATGATCCAAACAGACCGCATCTACTATTTACTGGtacagaagaagatatagCCACAAGAACAGATTTATTGGTTACACTAGGAGGTGACGGTACCATTTTGCATAGCGTTTCTATGTTTGGTGATAAGATCGCACCTCCCGTACTTGCATTTTCACTTGGTACATTGGGGTTTCTACTACcatttgatttcaaagagCACGAGAAAGTGTTCTCTCAAGTGATAAGTTCCAGAGCTAAATGTCTCCACAGAACTAGATTGCAATGTCATGTGGTGCGTAACGGTAATAGCACGCCAATTGTAGCACACGCTATGAATGATATATTCTTACATAGAGGTAACTCACCTCACCTAACTAATCTTGACATCTATATCGATGGCGAGTATTTGACAAGGACTACTGCCGATGGTGTCACTTTGTCTACCCCAACGGGGTCTACTGCATATTCTTTATCCGCTGGTGGCTCAATCGTGTCGCCATTAGTGCCATCTATATTGCTAACTCCTATCTGTCCACGTTCTCTATCGTTTAGACCTTTAATATTACCACACTCAAGTTACATAAAGATAAAAGTGGAATCAAAGATGAACATGAATGTGGCTAATCATATTGTCAAGCTATCGATTGATGGTATTCCACAGGAGGATTTAGTTGCGGGTGATGAGATTCATGTGATTAATGAAGTTGGAACTATCTACATTGATGGGACTCAATTCCCTATTGCAGCTAAGAAACAAACAGCTGATAAAGCCACTATTACCGGCAAGACTCCAGATAAAGACGTACAAAAGAGATCCGGTATATACTGTGTTGCTAAAACAGAGAACGATTGGATCAAAGGTATCAATGAATTGCTGGGATTCAATTCCAGTTTCAGGTTCATCCATAGAGGCAAGGACGacgatgaaaaaaaatga
- the PIL1 gene encoding lipid-binding protein PIL1 (CAGL0G02915g~Long chain base-responsive inhibitor of protein kinases) produces MHRTYSLRSSRAPTASQLQNPPPPPSSTKGRFFGKGGIAYTFRKTTAGQIGPELSRKLSQLVKIEKNVLRSLEVAANERRDAAKQLSLWGLENDDDVSDITDKLGVLIFEISELDDQFIDRYDQYRLTMKSIRDIEGSVQPSRDRKDKITDKIAYLKYKDPYSNKIEVLEQELVRAEAESLVAEAQLSNITRSKLKAAFNYQFDSIIEHSEKIALIAGYGKALLELLDDSPVTPGETRPAYDGYEASKQIIIDAESALNEWTLDSAQVKPTLSFKQDYEEYEEDEEEGEQQEGEAWAEEEHQEGVEESQAA; encoded by the coding sequence ATGCACAGAACTTACTCTTTGAGAAGCTCTAGAGCTCCAACTGCGTCTCAACTACAAAACCctccaccaccaccatctTCCACCAAGGGTAGATTCTTTGGTAAGGGTGGTATTGCGTACACTTTCAGAAAGACTACTGCTGGTCAGATTGGTCCAGAGCTATCCAGAAAGCTTTCCCAGCTGGTCAAGATCGAGAAGAACGTCTTGAGATCCTTGGAAGTCGCTGCCAATGAGAGACGTGACGCCGCCAAGCAGCTGTCCCTATGGGGTCTAGAGAACGACGACGACGTCTCAGACATTACCGACAAGCTGGGTGTGCTGATCTTCGAGATCAGTGAGTTGGACGACCAATTCATTGACAGATACGACCAGTACCGTTTGACCATGAAGTCCATCAGAGATATCGAAGGTTCCGTTCAACCATCCAGAGACCGTAAGGACAAGATTACAGACAAGATCGCCTACTTGAAGTACAAGGACCCTTACTCCAACAAGATCGAGGTCTTGGAACAAGAATTGGTCCGTGCCGAAGCCGAGTCCTTGGTCGCCGAAGCCCAATTGTCTAACATCACCAGATCCAAGTTGAAGGCCGCTTTCAACTACCAATTCGACTCCATCATCGAACATTCCGAAAAGATTGCTTTGATCGCCGGATACGGTAAGGCTTTGTTGGAATTGCTAGACGACTCCCCAGTTACCCCAGGTGAAACTAGACCTGCCTACGACGGTTACGAAGCCTCTAAACAAATCATCATCGATGCCGAAAGTGCCTTGAACGAATGGACTTTGGACTCCGCTCAAGTGAAACCAACCTTGAGTTTCAAGCAAGACTACGAAGAATacgaagaagatgaagaagaaggtgaaCAACAAGAAGGCGAAGCTTGggctgaagaagaacaccAAGAAGGTGTTGAAGAATCTCAAGCTGCTtga